From Acidimicrobiales bacterium, one genomic window encodes:
- a CDS encoding sigma-70 family RNA polymerase sigma factor — MSDSVGQYLNEIGAVALLTADDERMLAQQIEAGREARERLESGEDLSAADKRRLRKDVSTAAAARDRFIRANLRLVVSIARRYPLPPAMELLDLIQEGNLGLEHAVEKFDWRKGFKFSTYATFWIRQSIGRALDQKASLVRLPSDRSASLRAALRANSGDTEALDDEHAWLQRISTPTSLDRTVGDDGDSTLMDLVPDAKDGPEAEILDRTEKDLVVGLLNNLDARARRAVEQRFGLNDGEKRSYREVGEELGVTAEAARRLVKRAVNDLRQDAERIVAA; from the coding sequence ATGAGCGATTCAGTTGGACAGTATTTGAACGAGATCGGCGCAGTTGCCCTCCTCACCGCCGACGACGAGCGCATGCTCGCGCAACAGATCGAGGCCGGCCGCGAGGCCCGCGAACGGCTCGAGAGTGGCGAGGATCTCAGCGCCGCCGACAAGCGCCGCCTCCGCAAGGATGTGAGCACCGCTGCGGCAGCCCGCGACCGTTTCATTCGGGCCAACCTGCGCCTGGTCGTGTCGATCGCCCGGCGTTACCCCCTGCCTCCGGCCATGGAACTGCTGGACCTGATCCAGGAAGGCAACCTCGGGCTCGAGCACGCCGTCGAGAAGTTCGACTGGCGCAAGGGATTCAAGTTCTCGACCTACGCGACTTTCTGGATTCGCCAGTCGATAGGCCGGGCCCTCGACCAGAAGGCGAGCCTCGTGCGCCTGCCTTCGGACCGCTCGGCCAGCCTTCGGGCCGCCCTGCGTGCCAACTCGGGCGACACCGAAGCCCTCGACGACGAACACGCTTGGCTGCAGCGCATCTCGACGCCGACCTCGCTCGACCGCACGGTTGGCGACGACGGCGACTCGACGCTGATGGACCTGGTTCCCGATGCCAAGGACGGCCCCGAGGCCGAGATCCTCGACCGCACCGAAAAGGACCTGGTCGTCGGCCTGCTGAACAACCTCGACGCCCGGGCCCGCCGTGCCGTCGAGCAGCGCTTCGGGCTCAATGACGGCGAGAAGCGCAGCTACCGCGAGGTCGGCGAGGAACTCGGCGTAACCGCCGAAGCTGCCCGCAGGCTCGTGAAGCGTGCCGTCAACGACCTGCG